The proteins below come from a single Verrucomicrobiota bacterium genomic window:
- a CDS encoding ATP-binding protein, whose protein sequence is MNSIRPRWFLQNLESALKGMPVTVVTGARQTGKTTLVRSLSPSRAYFTLDDVGMLDQAERHPDALLQSRPVTLDEVQRTPSLLLAVKRAVDERRRAGDFLLTGSAHLLLMGRVADTLAGRALYLELPPFCPVEWLQRKNALSPLDRLFASDFDLREWPTTAGDWPAWLLRGGFPPALLISTDGDRGIWFSAYVQTYLERDLRQLSSVSSLPDFQRVMALAAHRTGRLLNQADIARDAALTHPTTHRYLNLLETGCLITRIRPYATNPNVGLVKTPKLLWTDCGLAASLAGIKAPSDATTRPDAGFWLEQTLFQTLQTWRTLDPLRRKVHFWRDRAGHEVDFILEQDGQLVGIEVKTGSTVVGSDATGIRAFRDSLKKKQPFVHGVVLHAGQGRPLDTGVFALPWGWMVPAATY, encoded by the coding sequence ATGAATAGTATTCGCCCGCGCTGGTTTCTTCAAAACCTTGAGTCCGCGCTCAAGGGGATGCCCGTGACGGTCGTCACCGGCGCCCGTCAAACCGGGAAGACCACTTTGGTGAGGTCTCTCAGCCCTTCTCGCGCTTACTTCACCTTGGACGACGTGGGCATGCTCGACCAGGCGGAGCGGCATCCGGACGCACTGCTCCAGAGCCGCCCCGTGACACTGGATGAAGTGCAACGAACACCGTCGCTGCTGCTGGCGGTCAAACGGGCTGTGGACGAACGGAGGCGCGCGGGCGATTTCCTGCTCACCGGCTCTGCCCATCTTTTGCTCATGGGCCGTGTGGCCGACACGCTCGCCGGGCGAGCGCTTTATCTCGAACTTCCTCCCTTCTGCCCGGTGGAATGGCTGCAACGCAAGAACGCACTGTCGCCGCTCGACCGGCTGTTTGCCTCTGACTTTGATTTACGGGAGTGGCCAACGACCGCGGGCGATTGGCCGGCCTGGTTGCTGCGGGGCGGTTTTCCGCCGGCGCTCTTGATCTCAACCGACGGCGATCGTGGGATCTGGTTTTCTGCCTATGTTCAGACTTACCTCGAACGTGATCTCCGTCAATTGAGCAGCGTGTCGAGTCTTCCAGACTTTCAGCGGGTGATGGCGTTGGCCGCGCATCGCACCGGCCGCCTCCTGAACCAGGCCGACATCGCCCGTGACGCCGCCCTGACGCATCCCACCACGCACCGCTATTTGAATTTGCTGGAGACCGGCTGCCTCATCACGCGCATCCGCCCCTATGCCACCAATCCCAATGTCGGCCTGGTGAAGACTCCCAAGTTGCTCTGGACGGATTGCGGACTTGCGGCGTCCCTGGCCGGAATCAAGGCCCCATCCGACGCGACGACGCGTCCGGATGCCGGGTTTTGGCTGGAACAAACCCTGTTTCAGACGTTGCAGACGTGGCGCACTCTGGATCCTCTCCGGCGAAAGGTTCATTTCTGGCGAGACCGCGCCGGTCACGAGGTGGATTTCATTCTCGAACAGGATGGACAACTCGTGGGCATAGAGGTCAAGACGGGCAGCACCGTGGTTGGTTCCGACGCGACCGGCATCCGCGCTTTTCGCGATTCGCTAAAGAAGAAACAACCCTTCGTGCACGGCGTTGTGCTGCACGCGGGCCAGGGCCGACCGCTCGACACCGGCGTTTTCGCGCTGCCGTGGGGGTGGATGGTACCCGCTGCAACCTACTGA